One stretch of Streptomyces sp. R21 DNA includes these proteins:
- a CDS encoding restriction endonuclease, which translates to MASPRRRRSRKRTRRQLQGWGAVAAAVAVVWAAGHWAAVWPVLAGVLGAVVVCGAGWALLRAHRLAIGEDRQWRAQEEARARELSMAEVDALSWQDFEMYVAGLCRRDGCTKVVVSGKSGDLGADVIGYLADGRKLVVQCKKYAPNRSVSSQDMQKFVGTARLEHGADVALFVTTGRMFTKAALGLALRQDIVALHRDLLGSWVKGARLESLIPLNGSGGGTARRPPA; encoded by the coding sequence ATGGCATCACCACGACGCCGGCGCTCGAGGAAGCGGACACGCAGGCAGCTGCAGGGCTGGGGCGCGGTGGCGGCAGCGGTCGCCGTGGTGTGGGCGGCCGGGCACTGGGCGGCGGTGTGGCCCGTCCTCGCGGGCGTGCTTGGCGCGGTCGTGGTGTGCGGGGCCGGCTGGGCGCTGCTGCGCGCGCACCGCCTCGCGATCGGTGAGGACCGGCAGTGGCGGGCACAGGAGGAGGCCCGGGCGCGGGAGTTGTCGATGGCCGAGGTCGACGCGCTGTCGTGGCAGGACTTCGAGATGTATGTCGCCGGTCTGTGCCGGCGGGACGGCTGCACGAAGGTCGTTGTCAGCGGCAAGAGCGGCGACCTGGGTGCGGACGTCATCGGCTACCTCGCCGACGGCCGCAAACTCGTCGTCCAGTGCAAAAAGTATGCGCCGAACCGGAGTGTGTCCTCGCAGGACATGCAGAAGTTTGTCGGTACCGCCCGCCTCGAACACGGTGCGGACGTGGCCCTGTTCGTCACCACCGGCCGTATGTTCACGAAGGCTGCGCTGGGCCTGGCGCTGCGTCAGGACATCGTGGCCCTGCACCGTGATCTGCTGGGCTCGTGGGTCAAAGGCGCCCGTCTGGAGTCCCTGATCCCGCTGAACGGAAGCGGCGGCGGCACCGCGCGGCGCCCGCCTGCCTGA
- a CDS encoding WD40 repeat domain-containing serine/threonine protein kinase, with protein sequence MEHIGGYTIRAKLGEGGMGTVYLAYSRGGRALAVKVVKPELAADPAFRARFRVEVTAARAVGGVHTAPVVDADLDGEPPWLATAYVPGPTLSELLAADGPLDEPRLRQLGAALAEALAAIHAHGLVHRDLKPSNIIMAEGGLRVIDFGIARAIGSTRLTATGAIFGTPGYLAPEQVLGGHEVTGAADVFALGVVLVAAAGGAAWGEDAAMPLMFRAVHQSPNLAALPPGLREVAASCLAKDPGARPTPSLLLDLLAGPLPKEPGRKPDPPSSPPTLPVNPDDCAQDTLGGPRPVPPVPTDPSGPACTLLRTLKTKRGEGRVTAMGFSPNGHTLAASYSSSGVHIWDPHTGEQLRLLTDGTDRCVAFSSDGCTLATGGAGKMVRLWDPDAGTLRSQLTGHSGTIDSLVFNPDGGTLAIGTYAEARLSDARTGEVLTGLSGATGPVAFSPDGSTLATGDAEGRVLIWAPPTGRRPRHRLKAGKPSHISALAITPDGRTIAAAGNTFAENGTVLVHVWDAHTGKQHHQLTGHTDNISALAFSPDGRVLAAGDSGGTVIVRDTRTGDQLLILTKQSEKVQAVAFSPDGDNLAVGCLDGGVRIFAIRTR encoded by the coding sequence GTGGAGCACATAGGCGGATACACCATCAGAGCCAAGCTCGGCGAGGGCGGGATGGGAACCGTCTACCTGGCGTATTCGCGCGGCGGCCGTGCACTCGCCGTGAAGGTCGTCAAGCCCGAGCTCGCGGCCGATCCGGCCTTCCGTGCCCGTTTCCGCGTCGAAGTGACGGCGGCCCGCGCGGTAGGCGGTGTCCACACCGCACCGGTTGTCGATGCGGACCTCGATGGCGAACCTCCGTGGCTGGCTACTGCCTACGTGCCAGGGCCCACTCTCTCTGAACTGCTGGCCGCCGATGGCCCGTTGGACGAGCCCCGCCTTCGGCAACTGGGCGCCGCCTTGGCGGAGGCGCTGGCGGCCATCCACGCCCACGGCCTGGTACACCGGGACCTCAAGCCCAGCAACATCATCATGGCTGAGGGCGGCCTCCGGGTCATCGACTTCGGCATCGCGCGGGCCATCGGGTCCACACGCCTGACAGCGACCGGAGCGATATTCGGCACGCCCGGCTATCTCGCGCCCGAACAGGTTCTGGGCGGGCATGAAGTCACCGGCGCCGCTGATGTGTTCGCACTTGGCGTGGTCCTGGTGGCAGCGGCGGGCGGCGCTGCCTGGGGTGAGGACGCAGCGATGCCCCTGATGTTCCGGGCGGTGCATCAGTCACCGAACCTTGCGGCGCTCCCCCCGGGGTTGCGTGAGGTGGCAGCGTCCTGCCTGGCGAAGGATCCGGGGGCACGCCCGACCCCCTCCCTGCTCCTCGACCTCCTGGCAGGGCCGTTGCCGAAGGAGCCCGGCCGTAAGCCAGACCCGCCGTCCTCCCCGCCAACGCTGCCGGTCAATCCTGATGATTGCGCGCAGGACACTCTTGGCGGCCCCAGGCCGGTGCCCCCGGTGCCCACCGACCCCTCGGGGCCTGCCTGCACGCTGCTTCGCACGTTGAAAACGAAACGCGGTGAGGGGCGTGTGACCGCGATGGGGTTCAGCCCGAACGGCCACACCCTCGCGGCGAGCTACAGCAGTTCGGGCGTCCATATCTGGGACCCACACACCGGCGAGCAGCTCCGCCTCCTGACCGACGGCACCGACCGCTGCGTTGCGTTCAGCTCCGACGGCTGTACCCTCGCCACCGGTGGCGCTGGCAAAATGGTCCGCCTGTGGGACCCGGACGCGGGCACGCTTCGCAGTCAGCTCACCGGACACAGCGGGACCATTGACTCCTTGGTGTTCAACCCTGACGGCGGCACCCTCGCTATCGGCACCTACGCTGAGGCTCGCCTCTCGGACGCCCGCACCGGCGAGGTATTGACCGGCCTGTCCGGCGCCACGGGCCCTGTGGCGTTCAGCCCGGACGGCAGCACCCTCGCCACAGGCGACGCCGAAGGGCGCGTCCTCATCTGGGCCCCACCCACCGGCCGACGACCCCGTCACCGGCTGAAAGCCGGGAAGCCCTCGCACATCAGCGCACTGGCGATCACCCCCGACGGCCGCACCATCGCCGCAGCCGGCAACACCTTCGCCGAAAATGGCACGGTGTTGGTCCACGTCTGGGACGCTCACACCGGCAAGCAGCACCATCAGCTCACCGGGCACACCGACAACATCAGCGCACTGGCCTTCAGCCCCGACGGCCGTGTGCTCGCGGCCGGCGACAGCGGCGGCACGGTCATCGTCCGGGACACCCGTACTGGGGACCAACTGCTGATCCTGACCAAGCAATCCGAGAAAGTCCAAGCGGTGGCATTCAGCCCGGACGGCGACAACCTCGCCGTAGGCTGCCTTGACGGGGGCGTCCGCATCTTTGCGATCCGTACGAGGTAG